Proteins from a single region of Streptomyces spinoverrucosus:
- a CDS encoding SDR family NAD(P)-dependent oxidoreductase has protein sequence MGKLDGRVVIVTGAARGQGEQEARLFRAEGAEVVVTDVLDDQGEALAKELGGRYVHLDVSREDQWSAAVAATKEAYGRIDGLVNNAGILRFNALVDTPLDEFMQVVRVNQVGCFLGIRAVAPEMTDGGTIVNTASYTGMTGMAAVGTYAATKHAVLGLTRVAALELAHRGIRVNAVCPGAVDTAMSNPARLDPDADPEETSKALDALYRRLVPLGRVGRPEEVARLALFLSCEDSSYITGQPFVIDGGWLAGLSIV, from the coding sequence ATGGGCAAACTGGACGGACGTGTCGTGATCGTCACCGGCGCGGCACGCGGGCAGGGGGAGCAGGAGGCCCGGCTGTTCCGCGCGGAGGGCGCCGAGGTCGTCGTCACCGACGTCCTCGACGACCAGGGCGAGGCCCTCGCCAAGGAACTCGGCGGGCGGTACGTCCATCTCGACGTGAGCCGCGAGGACCAGTGGTCCGCCGCCGTCGCCGCCACCAAGGAGGCGTACGGCCGGATCGACGGGCTCGTCAACAACGCCGGCATCCTGCGCTTCAACGCCCTGGTGGACACTCCGTTGGACGAGTTCATGCAGGTCGTGCGGGTCAACCAGGTCGGCTGCTTCCTCGGCATCCGGGCCGTCGCCCCGGAGATGACGGACGGCGGCACGATCGTGAACACCGCCTCGTACACGGGGATGACCGGAATGGCCGCCGTCGGCACGTACGCGGCGACCAAGCACGCCGTCCTCGGCCTCACCCGCGTCGCCGCCCTGGAGCTGGCGCACCGGGGGATCCGGGTCAACGCCGTCTGCCCCGGCGCCGTCGACACGGCGATGTCCAACCCGGCCCGCCTGGATCCGGACGCGGACCCCGAGGAGACCAGCAAGGCCCTCGACGCGCTGTACCGGCGGCTGGTGCCGTTGGGCCGGGTGGGGCGGCCGGAGGAGGTGGCCCGGCTCGCCCTCTTCCTCAGCTGCGAGGACTCCTCCTACATCACCGGGCAGCCGTTCGTGATCGACGGTGGCTGGCTGGCGGGGCTCAGCATCGTCTGA
- a CDS encoding helix-turn-helix domain-containing protein, translating to MSQAATPDPYADPLKFGQRVQVLRERRGMTQSQVADLLGMSPHTLRKIENGQQKAPGLETVLRIAEVLRVRNLADLTGRPDTHVDLFIGPGHPRLAAVKAAIDTFPLVSGVEPPPVAHLEARLHAAWKARHASKNHREAIGKLLPDLIRDAQALVRHADSAVERREAQSFLAQTYSLSQFFIAYQPDSSLLWRVAERGMIAAQESEDPHAIGVASWLLAQAHRDSGSRHYDAADAVNLEAVRLLEPLLPDASDDVLAIAGALEFELGYTAARRRETGTAWRHWDKANNMAGRLPADYYHPVTSFSRAVMGAHALTVAVELHQGGESVRQAAKADRSVIKSRPRRARHRIEEARGYQLDNQPDVAIASLEKAYEAAPETIRYNGYARTILLEEVESTQAPRRHRAAELAEKVGLLAA from the coding sequence ATGTCTCAAGCTGCTACTCCTGACCCGTACGCCGATCCGCTGAAGTTCGGCCAGCGTGTGCAGGTCCTCCGCGAGCGCCGGGGGATGACCCAGTCGCAGGTCGCCGATTTGCTCGGTATGTCACCGCACACGTTGCGCAAGATTGAGAATGGACAGCAAAAGGCACCCGGTCTTGAGACGGTGTTGCGCATCGCCGAGGTGCTCAGAGTTCGCAACCTTGCCGACTTGACGGGGCGGCCGGACACCCACGTTGACCTGTTCATCGGCCCCGGCCACCCGCGGCTCGCCGCTGTGAAGGCCGCCATCGACACCTTCCCCCTCGTCTCTGGAGTTGAGCCGCCGCCCGTGGCACACCTCGAAGCCCGGCTGCACGCCGCGTGGAAGGCGCGGCACGCCTCGAAGAACCATCGCGAGGCGATCGGCAAGCTTCTGCCCGACCTGATCCGGGACGCCCAAGCTCTCGTACGGCACGCCGACAGTGCCGTCGAGCGGCGCGAGGCGCAGTCCTTCCTGGCCCAGACCTACTCGCTGTCGCAGTTCTTCATCGCTTACCAGCCCGACAGCTCGTTGCTCTGGAGGGTCGCCGAACGCGGCATGATCGCCGCCCAGGAGAGCGAGGACCCCCACGCCATCGGCGTCGCGTCCTGGCTCCTGGCCCAAGCCCACCGCGACAGCGGGAGCCGGCACTACGACGCGGCCGACGCCGTCAACCTCGAAGCGGTCCGCTTGCTCGAACCCCTCCTTCCGGACGCCTCGGACGATGTCCTCGCCATCGCCGGCGCCCTGGAGTTCGAGCTCGGCTACACGGCTGCCCGTCGCCGGGAGACCGGTACGGCGTGGCGGCACTGGGACAAGGCGAACAATATGGCCGGAAGGCTTCCGGCCGACTACTACCACCCGGTCACCAGCTTCAGCCGGGCCGTGATGGGCGCTCACGCGCTGACCGTGGCCGTCGAACTGCACCAGGGCGGCGAGTCCGTGCGGCAAGCCGCCAAGGCAGACCGGAGCGTCATCAAGTCCCGCCCGCGGCGCGCCCGGCATCGCATCGAGGAAGCCAGGGGCTACCAACTCGACAACCAGCCGGACGTCGCCATCGCGTCACTGGAGAAGGCGTACGAGGCCGCGCCCGAGACGATCCGCTACAACGGCTACGCCCGAACGATCCTCTTGGAGGAGGTCGAGTCGACGCAGGCTCCCCGTCGTCACCGGGCCGCCGAATTGGCGGAGAAGGTCGGCCTCCTCGCTGCCTGA
- a CDS encoding amidohydrolase family protein gives MDNEFPRIISVDDHTVEPPNVWQDRLPRKYADTGPRIVRAPLKEMSFLGGRFKPVMGRPGDDGPIGDWWIYEDLHRPLTRLDTAVGYGRDEIKLEVITYEQMRQGSYDVPARLADMDVNHVQSALCFPTFPRFCGQTFTEAEDHELGLLCVRAYNDWMVEEWCGPKAQGRLIPLVIIPLWDAELAAAEVRRNAARGVRAVAFSEIPPHLGLPSVHTDDWDPFLAACDETGTVVAMHIGSSSRMPSTSADAPPAVGSTITFANCCFSMVDWLMSGKFERFPNLRVMYAEGQIGWIPYILERADVVWEENRGWGGVADKVHRPPSELFAEHVYGCFFDDAFGLRNLDAIGVGNVLYETDYPHSDSTWPKSREVGEAQMGHLDPQVVERIVRGNAIELLRLTEDGLWAP, from the coding sequence ATGGACAACGAATTCCCCCGGATCATCTCCGTCGACGACCACACCGTCGAACCCCCGAACGTCTGGCAGGACCGCCTCCCCAGGAAGTACGCCGACACCGGCCCCCGCATAGTCCGCGCCCCGCTGAAGGAGATGAGCTTCCTCGGCGGCCGCTTCAAGCCCGTCATGGGCCGGCCCGGCGACGACGGCCCGATCGGCGACTGGTGGATCTACGAGGACCTGCACCGGCCCCTCACCCGCCTCGACACCGCCGTGGGATACGGCAGGGACGAGATCAAGCTGGAGGTCATCACCTACGAGCAGATGCGCCAGGGCTCCTACGACGTCCCCGCCCGCCTCGCCGACATGGACGTCAACCACGTCCAGTCCGCCCTCTGCTTCCCCACCTTCCCCCGCTTCTGCGGCCAGACCTTCACCGAGGCCGAGGACCACGAACTCGGCCTGCTCTGCGTCCGCGCCTACAACGACTGGATGGTGGAGGAGTGGTGCGGGCCCAAGGCCCAGGGCCGGCTGATCCCGCTCGTCATCATCCCCCTGTGGGACGCCGAGCTGGCCGCCGCGGAGGTCCGCCGCAACGCCGCGCGCGGTGTCCGCGCCGTCGCCTTCTCCGAGATACCCCCGCACCTCGGCCTCCCCTCCGTCCACACCGACGACTGGGATCCCTTCCTCGCCGCCTGCGACGAGACCGGCACGGTCGTCGCGATGCACATCGGCTCCAGCAGCCGGATGCCCTCCACCTCCGCCGACGCCCCACCCGCCGTCGGCTCCACCATCACCTTCGCCAACTGCTGCTTCTCGATGGTCGACTGGCTGATGAGCGGCAAGTTCGAGCGCTTCCCGAACCTCAGGGTCATGTACGCGGAGGGCCAGATCGGGTGGATCCCGTACATCCTGGAGCGCGCCGACGTCGTCTGGGAGGAGAACCGTGGCTGGGGCGGAGTCGCCGACAAGGTCCACCGGCCGCCGTCCGAGCTGTTCGCCGAGCACGTCTACGGCTGCTTCTTCGACGACGCCTTCGGGCTCAGGAACCTGGACGCGATCGGCGTCGGCAACGTCCTGTACGAGACCGACTACCCGCACTCCGACTCCACCTGGCCGAAGTCCCGCGAGGTCGGCGAGGCCCAGATGGGGCATCTGGACCCCCAGGTCGTCGAGCGGATCGTACGGGGTAACGCGATCGAGCTGCTGAGGCTGACGGAGGACGGCCTGTGGGCACCATGA
- a CDS encoding LLM class F420-dependent oxidoreductase, whose amino-acid sequence MSRLRYGIQLPVQSQSTIYAEPWEAAAGPGDLVAVARAADRAGFDYIACCDHVAVPRRLASAMSTVWYDPVATLAHLAAVTERVRLLSHVAVVGLRHPLVTAKQYATLDHLSGGRLILGVGAGHVREEFEALGVEFGQRGAVLDETIDALRAALGPEEFPVHHGKRYDFEGLGQRPRPAQSSIPVWVGGSSPAAIRRAALKGDGWLPQGDPRDRLPQQIATLRRLRAEAARGGAAQGRGEAPLTVGAIAEPLYVGTPTWDVGRRTLTGPPDALAESLRAYRAMGVHQIQVRFRSRDRAELTDQIEAFGSDIGPLLTEE is encoded by the coding sequence ATGAGCCGACTCCGCTACGGCATCCAGCTCCCGGTCCAGTCCCAGAGCACGATCTACGCCGAGCCCTGGGAGGCCGCCGCCGGCCCGGGCGACCTCGTGGCGGTCGCCCGCGCCGCCGACCGGGCCGGCTTCGACTACATCGCCTGCTGCGACCACGTCGCCGTCCCGCGCCGACTCGCCTCCGCGATGAGCACGGTCTGGTACGACCCCGTGGCCACCCTCGCCCACCTGGCGGCCGTCACCGAACGCGTCCGGCTGCTCTCGCACGTCGCCGTCGTCGGCCTGCGCCACCCGCTCGTCACCGCCAAGCAGTACGCCACCCTCGATCACCTCAGCGGCGGGCGCCTGATCCTGGGCGTGGGGGCCGGGCACGTGCGGGAGGAGTTCGAGGCGCTCGGCGTGGAGTTCGGGCAGCGCGGGGCCGTGCTGGACGAGACGATCGACGCGCTGCGGGCCGCGCTCGGGCCCGAGGAGTTTCCGGTGCACCACGGGAAGCGGTACGACTTCGAGGGGCTCGGCCAGCGGCCCCGCCCCGCCCAGTCGTCCATCCCCGTCTGGGTCGGCGGATCGTCCCCGGCGGCCATACGTCGGGCCGCGCTGAAGGGGGACGGCTGGCTGCCCCAGGGCGATCCACGGGACCGGCTGCCGCAGCAGATCGCCACCCTGCGGCGGCTGCGCGCGGAGGCGGCCCGCGGCGGAGCCGCTCAGGGGCGCGGTGAGGCGCCGCTCACCGTCGGCGCGATCGCCGAGCCGCTGTACGTCGGCACGCCCACCTGGGACGTCGGGCGGCGCACGCTCACCGGCCCGCCCGACGCCCTCGCCGAGTCACTGCGGGCGTACCGGGCGATGGGCGTGCACCAGATCCAGGTGCGGTTCCGCAGCCGGGACCGCGCCGAACTCACCGACCAGATCGAGGCGTTCGGGAGCGACATCGGCCCGCTGCTGACGGAGGAATGA
- a CDS encoding phospholipase has product MRRRLATALATTTLSLATVVATASAAGAAPADKPQVLASWTQTSASSYNAWAAARANQGAWAAYGFDWSTDYCSSSPDNPFGFPFASSCARHDFGYRNYKAAGSFDANKARLDSAFYEDLKRVCNNYSGSTKTACNSTAWTYYQAVRAFG; this is encoded by the coding sequence ATGCGCCGCAGACTCGCCACCGCTCTTGCCACCACGACCCTCTCCCTGGCCACCGTCGTCGCCACCGCCTCGGCCGCCGGCGCCGCTCCGGCCGACAAGCCCCAGGTCCTCGCGAGCTGGACCCAGACCAGCGCGTCCAGCTACAACGCCTGGGCGGCCGCCCGTGCCAACCAGGGCGCCTGGGCGGCGTACGGCTTCGACTGGTCGACCGACTACTGCTCCTCCTCGCCGGACAACCCCTTCGGCTTCCCCTTCGCCAGTTCCTGCGCCCGGCACGACTTCGGCTACCGCAACTACAAGGCCGCGGGCTCCTTCGACGCCAACAAGGCCCGACTCGACAGCGCCTTCTACGAGGACCTGAAGCGGGTCTGCAACAACTACAGCGGCTCGACCAAGACCGCCTGCAACAGCACCGCCTGGACCTACTACCAGGCCGTCCGCGCCTTCGGCTGA
- a CDS encoding O-antigen ligase family protein, producing MATDRSTPAAPGLAYAFWQMVPLAALFVVFLDTATDFFPDDPLVGVVTPTRLALLAGLLAIVVPVRGRHRTRLRDFRTRLDLPIALLLGAVVMTTFLGGHPTAPLRGLLTVIAGYYLVVGLRRTQPESWRAVGLLALVGIAAAGTSAFSQFTNETPTGFCRTGLLTDISCDSDSSAVLIRAIGTFANPNLLAAFLVLLLPFVLLASVSVDERTARTVIVLIGVVGYGALLTTFSRAGYVAGAAGLLVLGGAYWLAPRLADRAQRRITATLGFLALGGAAAAIWAASQAGNSLGVRGQAWNAALDIAVNNPLGVGLGRSGAVISATAPGERVFVHAHNMWLNWLVETGPLGLLALLSITLITWSSAARAARAKSAIGTVGLASLTGFFMIGMMDHPANLDRIDMLFWLILAMVMAEAPAGWRNKGDSTAAPKPQPRQPRHGAQPHRTTIPSQPSPSAAAVQEAAGRVRSA from the coding sequence ATGGCAACCGACCGGAGCACGCCGGCGGCTCCCGGACTGGCGTACGCGTTCTGGCAGATGGTCCCGCTCGCGGCGCTGTTCGTCGTGTTCCTGGACACGGCCACCGACTTCTTCCCCGACGACCCGCTCGTGGGCGTCGTCACCCCGACCCGGTTGGCGCTCCTGGCGGGGCTGCTCGCGATCGTCGTACCGGTGCGGGGACGGCACCGGACCCGGCTGAGGGACTTCCGCACCCGGCTCGACCTGCCGATCGCGCTGCTGCTCGGCGCCGTCGTGATGACGACGTTCCTCGGCGGGCATCCGACCGCGCCCCTGCGCGGCCTGCTCACCGTCATCGCCGGCTACTACCTCGTCGTCGGCCTGCGCCGCACCCAGCCCGAGTCCTGGCGCGCGGTCGGGCTGCTCGCCCTGGTCGGTATCGCCGCCGCCGGCACCTCCGCGTTCTCGCAGTTCACCAACGAGACCCCGACCGGCTTCTGCCGCACCGGCCTCCTCACCGACATCTCCTGCGACTCGGACAGTTCCGCCGTCCTGATCCGCGCGATCGGCACCTTCGCCAACCCCAACCTGCTCGCCGCGTTCCTCGTCCTGCTGCTGCCGTTCGTGCTGCTCGCCTCGGTCTCGGTGGACGAACGCACGGCCCGTACGGTGATCGTGCTGATCGGAGTCGTCGGGTACGGCGCCCTGCTCACCACCTTCTCCCGCGCCGGGTACGTCGCCGGAGCCGCCGGCCTCCTCGTCCTCGGCGGCGCCTACTGGCTCGCGCCCCGCCTCGCCGACCGTGCCCAGCGCCGGATCACCGCCACCCTCGGGTTCCTCGCGCTCGGCGGCGCGGCCGCCGCGATCTGGGCCGCGTCGCAGGCCGGGAACTCGCTCGGCGTGCGCGGGCAGGCCTGGAACGCGGCGCTCGACATCGCCGTCAACAACCCGCTCGGCGTCGGCCTCGGCCGCTCCGGCGCCGTCATATCCGCGACCGCGCCCGGCGAACGCGTCTTCGTGCACGCCCACAACATGTGGCTGAACTGGCTCGTCGAGACCGGCCCCCTCGGTCTCCTCGCCCTCCTCTCCATCACCCTGATCACCTGGTCCTCGGCCGCCCGCGCCGCCCGCGCCAAGTCGGCGATCGGCACGGTGGGGCTCGCCTCGCTGACCGGCTTCTTCATGATCGGGATGATGGACCACCCGGCCAACCTGGACCGGATCGACATGCTCTTCTGGCTGATCCTGGCGATGGTGATGGCGGAGGCCCCGGCCGGCTGGCGCAACAAGGGCGACTCCACCGCCGCACCCAAGCCCCAGCCGCGCCAGCCGAGGCACGGGGCGCAGCCGCACCGGACGACCATTCCGTCCCAGCCATCCCCTTCGGCTGCCGCCGTCCAGGAAGCCGCGGGTCGCGTCCGGTCGGCGTGA
- a CDS encoding DUF6415 family natural product biosynthesis protein, giving the protein MRAAVQRVLARGAAPLSDEALEALRLQLRGHIQLLGPEVERAARRLPSGDIRRECALTVAGEARMRLRLGPGDTLYVRYAVVQMLARSVSALCDHHEKLRDGTG; this is encoded by the coding sequence ATGCGCGCTGCGGTCCAACGGGTGCTCGCGCGGGGAGCCGCGCCGCTGTCCGACGAGGCACTGGAGGCGCTGCGGCTCCAGCTGCGCGGGCACATCCAGCTGCTCGGCCCCGAAGTCGAGCGGGCGGCCCGCCGCCTTCCCAGCGGAGACATCCGACGCGAGTGCGCTCTGACCGTGGCCGGGGAGGCGCGCATGCGGCTCCGACTGGGACCGGGGGACACCCTCTACGTCCGCTACGCGGTCGTACAAATGCTCGCCCGCTCGGTCAGTGCCCTGTGCGACCACCACGAGAAGCTACGAGACGGGACCGGATGA
- a CDS encoding AfsR/SARP family transcriptional regulator codes for MDGVPAQRRPGGAHEPVALRFGVLGPVRAWRGDEPLATGSPQQRALLAALLLREGRTATAAQLIDALWGEEPPSQALAAVRTYASRLRKALDPEVLVSESGGYAIRSVGDGALDLAVAQELAADAEKARAAGDLGRARELLGRALALWDGEALAGVPGPYADTQRVRLEEWRLQLLESRLDMDLEQGRHAEAVSELTALTAAHPLRERLRELLMLALYRSGRQAEALAVYADTRRLLADELGVDPRPGLRELQQRILTADPGLAEPSAPVAEPAAPPVRPAQLPATVPDFTGRASFVAELSEVLASAEGRVMAVSALAGIGGVGKTTLAVHVAHQARSAFPDGQLYVDLRGAGPRAAEPETVLGSFLRALGTADSAIPDSLQERAALYRSVLDGRRVLVLLDNARDAAQVRPLLPGTEGCAALVTSRVRMVDLAGAHLVDLDVMSPDEALSLFTKIVGEERVAAEREAALDVVAACGFLPLAIRIAASRLAARRTWTVSVLAAKLADERRRLDELQAGDLAVKATFELGYGQLEPAQARAFRLLGLADGPDISLAGAAAVLDLAVEDAEDLLESLVDTSLLESAAPGRYRFHDLVRLYARACAERDEHPPSERDAAMSRLLDFYLATAAAVYAIERPGDRLVDHLAATDRPGLAFPDRTLARDWLYTEANCLLAFARQCAGLPGSLRRAIDLLWAAHDLSESGANSREYEATARALLDAAHEVGVAREEARALMTLAHAHLDGGRFDMADREAEQVIRRAREAADLLPVCWAHNARGVIALYQNRNSEGEEHLSRAIEHFRTLRDRPGEASALCNLSRIHLATGRTQSAVALAQEGMEIYDTMGNSMRGANGRYALGMALTQSGQLDAAAGRLLEALEVFRDSRQRLWEGMTLFRLAEVDIAGRRFPQAAANAEMALTVLRGIGGDWRRANILTVLGHALTGIGHTGRAQVCWQEAVRVYEELDSPEAAEVRALLTPLRAA; via the coding sequence ATGGACGGGGTGCCGGCACAGAGGCGTCCGGGCGGTGCGCACGAGCCCGTCGCGCTGCGCTTCGGTGTGCTCGGACCGGTGCGTGCCTGGCGCGGTGACGAGCCGCTGGCCACGGGTTCCCCGCAGCAACGCGCCCTGCTGGCCGCGCTGCTGCTGCGCGAGGGCCGTACGGCGACCGCGGCGCAGCTGATCGACGCGCTGTGGGGCGAGGAGCCGCCGTCGCAGGCGCTCGCGGCGGTGCGGACGTATGCCTCGCGGCTGCGCAAGGCGCTGGACCCCGAGGTGCTGGTGAGTGAGTCGGGCGGCTACGCGATCCGGTCGGTCGGGGACGGCGCCCTGGACCTGGCGGTGGCGCAGGAGCTGGCGGCGGACGCCGAGAAGGCGCGGGCCGCCGGGGATCTCGGCCGGGCGCGGGAGCTGCTGGGGCGGGCGCTGGCCCTGTGGGACGGGGAGGCGCTGGCGGGGGTGCCGGGGCCGTACGCCGATACCCAGCGGGTACGGCTGGAGGAGTGGCGGCTGCAACTCCTGGAGTCTCGCCTGGACATGGACCTGGAGCAGGGCCGCCACGCGGAGGCGGTCTCCGAGCTGACCGCCCTGACGGCGGCGCACCCGCTCCGGGAGCGGCTGCGGGAGCTGCTGATGCTGGCGCTGTACCGGTCCGGCCGGCAGGCGGAGGCGCTGGCGGTGTACGCCGACACGCGGCGCCTGCTGGCGGACGAGCTGGGCGTGGACCCACGGCCGGGGCTGCGGGAGTTGCAGCAGCGGATCCTGACGGCGGACCCCGGGCTGGCGGAGCCGTCGGCGCCGGTCGCGGAACCGGCCGCGCCCCCGGTCCGCCCGGCACAACTCCCGGCGACCGTCCCCGACTTCACGGGCCGCGCGTCCTTCGTGGCCGAGCTGAGTGAGGTGCTGGCGTCGGCGGAGGGCCGGGTGATGGCCGTCTCGGCACTGGCCGGGATCGGCGGGGTCGGCAAGACGACGCTGGCGGTCCATGTCGCGCATCAGGCGCGGTCGGCGTTCCCGGACGGGCAGTTGTACGTCGATCTGCGGGGCGCCGGTCCGCGGGCGGCGGAGCCGGAGACGGTGCTGGGCTCGTTCCTGCGGGCCCTCGGCACGGCCGACTCGGCGATCCCGGACTCGCTTCAGGAGCGTGCGGCGCTGTACCGGTCGGTGCTGGACGGACGCCGGGTGCTGGTCCTGCTGGACAACGCCCGTGACGCCGCGCAGGTACGGCCGCTGCTGCCCGGGACGGAGGGGTGCGCGGCGCTCGTGACGTCCCGGGTGCGGATGGTGGACCTCGCCGGGGCGCACCTGGTCGACCTGGACGTGATGTCCCCGGACGAGGCACTGTCCCTGTTCACGAAGATCGTGGGCGAGGAGAGGGTGGCCGCCGAACGGGAGGCGGCGCTGGACGTGGTCGCGGCGTGCGGTTTCCTCCCGCTGGCGATCCGTATCGCCGCGTCCCGCCTGGCGGCCCGCCGCACCTGGACGGTCTCGGTGCTGGCGGCGAAGCTCGCGGACGAACGCCGCAGGCTGGACGAACTCCAGGCCGGCGACCTGGCGGTGAAGGCGACCTTCGAGCTCGGGTACGGCCAGCTGGAACCGGCCCAGGCCCGCGCGTTCCGCCTGCTGGGCCTTGCCGACGGGCCGGACATCTCGCTGGCGGGGGCGGCGGCGGTGCTGGACCTGGCCGTCGAGGACGCCGAGGACCTGCTGGAGTCGCTGGTCGACACCTCCCTGCTGGAATCGGCGGCGCCCGGCCGATACCGCTTCCATGATCTCGTCCGCCTCTACGCGCGCGCCTGCGCGGAACGCGACGAGCACCCGCCGAGCGAGCGGGACGCGGCGATGTCGCGGTTGCTGGACTTCTACCTGGCCACGGCGGCGGCCGTGTACGCGATCGAGCGGCCCGGGGACCGGCTGGTGGACCACCTCGCGGCCACGGACCGTCCCGGCCTCGCCTTCCCGGATCGCACCTTGGCCCGGGACTGGCTCTACACCGAGGCCAACTGCCTGCTGGCGTTCGCCCGGCAGTGCGCCGGCCTGCCGGGCAGCCTCCGCCGGGCCATCGACCTGCTGTGGGCCGCGCACGACCTGTCGGAGTCGGGCGCCAACTCCAGGGAGTACGAGGCCACCGCGAGGGCCCTGCTGGACGCCGCCCACGAGGTCGGCGTGGCGCGGGAGGAGGCGCGGGCCCTGATGACGCTGGCCCACGCGCACCTGGACGGCGGGCGGTTCGACATGGCCGACCGGGAGGCCGAGCAGGTCATTCGCCGGGCCCGCGAGGCGGCGGACCTGCTGCCGGTGTGCTGGGCCCACAACGCCCGCGGTGTCATCGCGCTGTACCAGAACCGCAACTCGGAGGGCGAGGAACACCTCTCCCGGGCCATCGAGCACTTCCGCACCCTCCGAGACCGGCCGGGCGAGGCCAGCGCACTGTGCAACCTCTCCCGGATCCACCTGGCGACCGGGCGTACGCAGAGCGCCGTCGCACTCGCCCAGGAGGGCATGGAGATCTACGACACCATGGGGAACTCCATGCGCGGCGCCAACGGCCGCTACGCCCTGGGAATGGCGCTCACGCAGAGCGGACAGCTCGACGCGGCGGCCGGCCGGCTCCTGGAGGCGCTGGAGGTCTTCCGCGACAGCCGTCAGCGACTGTGGGAGGGCATGACCCTCTTCCGCCTGGCCGAGGTCGACATCGCCGGGCGGCGCTTCCCGCAGGCCGCCGCGAACGCGGAGATGGCGCTGACCGTGCTGCGTGGCATCGGCGGGGACTGGCGCCGGGCCAACATCCTCACCGTCCTCGGCCATGCGCTGACCGGCATCGGCCACACGGGGCGCGCGCAGGTCTGCTGGCAGGAAGCCGTCCGCGTCTACGAGGAGTTGGACTCGCCGGAGGCCGCCGAGGTCCGCGCGCTGCTGACGCCCCTGCGAGCGGCCTGA
- a CDS encoding LLM class flavin-dependent oxidoreductase — MEFGLFVQGYVGKRAETDPLAEHKALMEETEYVIEADRSGFKYAWASEHHFLEEYSHLSANDVFLGYLAHATERIHLGSGIFNPLAQVNHPVKVAEKVAMLDHLSEGRFEFGSGRGAGSHEILGFIPGVTDMNYTKEIWEETIAEFPKMWLQDEYAGFQGKHWSLPPRKVLPKPYGTSHPAMWYAAGSPPSYAMAAKKGLGVLGFSVQKVSDMEWVLEQYKTAIVDAEPVGDFVNDNVMVTTTAICAPTHEEAIRVAVEGGLHYLPSLVFRYHDTFPRPEGFPVWPETLPEYTAEFVEVLIEEELLICGDPDEVLRQCKRWEQAGADQLSFGLPVGVPKEETLRTIRLIGEHVIPKIDTDPVHRTSRFRAAV, encoded by the coding sequence ATGGAATTCGGGCTCTTCGTACAGGGATACGTGGGCAAGCGCGCCGAGACCGACCCGCTCGCCGAGCACAAGGCGCTGATGGAGGAGACCGAGTACGTCATCGAGGCGGACCGGTCCGGCTTCAAGTACGCCTGGGCGTCCGAGCACCACTTCCTGGAGGAGTACTCGCACCTCTCCGCCAACGACGTGTTCCTGGGCTACCTCGCGCATGCGACGGAGCGCATTCATCTGGGCTCGGGGATCTTCAATCCCCTCGCCCAGGTCAACCACCCCGTGAAGGTCGCCGAGAAGGTGGCCATGCTGGATCACCTCAGCGAGGGGCGCTTCGAGTTCGGCAGCGGGCGGGGGGCCGGGTCGCACGAGATCCTCGGGTTCATCCCTGGTGTGACAGACATGAACTACACCAAGGAGATCTGGGAGGAGACCATCGCCGAGTTCCCCAAGATGTGGCTCCAGGACGAGTACGCCGGCTTCCAGGGCAAGCACTGGTCGCTGCCGCCGAGGAAGGTGCTGCCGAAGCCGTACGGGACGTCGCACCCCGCGATGTGGTACGCGGCCGGGTCGCCGCCGTCGTACGCCATGGCGGCGAAGAAGGGGCTCGGGGTGCTGGGCTTCAGCGTGCAGAAGGTGTCCGACATGGAGTGGGTGCTGGAGCAGTACAAGACGGCGATCGTGGACGCGGAGCCGGTGGGGGACTTCGTCAACGACAACGTGATGGTGACGACCACCGCGATCTGCGCGCCGACGCATGAGGAGGCGATACGGGTCGCTGTCGAGGGTGGGCTGCACTACCTGCCGTCGCTGGTGTTCCGGTACCACGACACGTTTCCGCGGCCCGAGGGGTTTCCGGTGTGGCCGGAGACGTTGCCGGAGTACACGGCGGAGTTCGTCGAGGTGCTCATCGAGGAGGAGCTGCTCATCTGTGGGGATCCGGATGAGGTGCTGCGGCAGTGCAAGCGGTGGGAGCAGGCGGGGGCCGATCAGTTGAGCTTCGGGTTGCCGGTGGGGGTGCCGAAGGAGGAGACGTTGCGCACGATTCGGCTGATTGGGGAGCACGTGATCCCGAAGATCGATACGGATCCTGTGCATCGGACGTCCCGGTTCCGGGCCGCCGTGTGA